The nucleotide window GTGAAGCTCCTGACAACACTTGCGTccttgcaaaaattgactcaattggctttaccaagctttgaatattagaatactttttaacagttttgttttgcactgaaacattattacaatagctgttgggaataaaattagctatttcttttgtcagggactgtataacCCATTAGGCTGGTCATTATGAATTCAGTTCTATTTATGTATATGCTACAATTCCTATACAGTATTTTGTATGTCTTATGCACAGCAAGGCACATGAACTAATGAGCAGGCATAATGTCTTTTTACCTTAATGGTGTGCATGATAAGAATCTTTAAACAAGCATAGAGGATAGTTCTTTATGTTTAGACCATTAAGAACCTATTTAGAAAAACCTGTTTGGGTTAAGGCATTTTTCTTGCTTGTGGACAGCAGCTCTCTGCCTTTCTTCGTAATACTTTAAAATAGTTCAGCCTGCATATTCAGTATACTACAAATAAAGTAATTTCCTGGCCCACTAACTCTCCCAGGTCAATGCACCTGGAGTTTCAGAGCTTAGTGTAGTACTGACACACACAATCCAGTTAATTTTGCTAAGGTTCCTACTAATGTTCTAAGAAATCTTTGCATGGATCCAAATTAGATGCATCATATTCCTTGGTTTCTGGGACTGCTGTCTAAGCATGCTTCTTTATACTGCGAAGCTTTAGGGGCAGGTTACAGATCTTTGAAATTTGTTAGAATTCTCTGTCCACACATTAGTAGTAATTTACCTAATTCAAGGTACAACCTTTGTTATAAGGGGGCAGAAACTCACTGGACATGCCTTATGGTGGAGGAAGGTTACACTCTTACTGCATCACAGGTAGGCAagtgaaattgtcattgtgatatattgcagcacagcacacggtgacacaacgaaatgtgtcgtctgcttttaaccagtcacccttggtgagcagtgggcagccatgacaggtaccgtGTGtgaactgccatggtgccactgagttaccactgagcaaagtagcgtccccacacactgctccttgggcacctttcatggctgcccatggctggattaaaagcagaggacaagtttcgttgtgtgcagtgtttcacagtgacaatcacattATTTTCACATGGTCTGAACAAATTTTTCTACTTTTGTATTAATCAGTAAGAATTTTAGTcgataattacaataattacatatatttgtttaatCAAATTGCTGATAAGAGACAACAAGATGCTAGTCAGGTAAAACCATAATGCATCTGTGTggacgttttttattttttggtctaCTGGTCTAATCAGCTGATAATCCCCCAAAAATTCCTCAACAACATTTGCAACTTTTGCTAACTGTTACATCACAATTCAAAAGCCAGACAATGTTGTATcaaattacattatattttgaCTTCATAGATCGTGTTTCATGGAACTATGTTTGCCTGTGGCATTTTCTTCTGAACCAGAACTCAAACACTGTATTTGGACAGGTGCAGGATGCAGTTTGAGTTAAGTGTCCTTACAGTACTACGACTGTCATGATGGTCCATGTTTTCATATCACTGTCTAGCACCCTTTTCTACTGGAGCATCGTCTACatggtttattgttttattatggCTGTCTAACTTCAAAGCAATATTCCACCAAAAAACAGAGCTGTTATTTCTGTCCTAGATTGAGTATTTCATGCAATATCATTACAATGTTGTGCTGAAGAATTATTGTACAGTTCACATGGAAAAGCACTTGTTTGTTAAGGGAGTGGCACTGCTAAacaaatatttatgaaatgaaTGCTGAATTATATGAATAAGTTCATTGTGGTCAATATTCTAGggaataatgtttttctttaaaactgTTTAAAGTAGCAAAGTCCAACTAGGACTGTCCAACAGAAAAAGTCTGAATGTGTTGACTGTGTTTTGGGTTATGTGTGGAGtatatttattatatctttGAATTATGGTTATagattgtttttaaaaagtttactGTATAACCAGTGAACACTAGTGATACATGCATGAAGAAGTTATGGTTCTGTACAGATGTCTGCCCTGTAAATTGATATTTTGTTGTATCACaagtaattatgttttttttattattattattttatagtaCAGCTATGCCTTAATTATAATCCTTATGTTCTAGTCCTGTTTTATAAATCTGTATAAAGAAGACCTCAGATATCATGGATAATAGGTAATATTGCAATTAGGACTGAATTTGATTGTTGCACTTGCTAACATGTACTTTCAAATAACGAATCACACTGTCTCTCCACAAACTGACCTGTTTTGAGCCAAGACTGAACTGAACAGTAAAACTGCAAAACTGCAGATGAAAAATTATATCAGTTACTATGCAAATATGGACAGTGCTGCATGCTAATGTATGGTATTCCTTTGCCATATAGCATCTTAAATTGAGTTTCAATGAGCCATAAACAGAGAACATACCGACTCCGACATACTGTATGTTTTCACCTTTACTGCACCGTCATTTATCTTTAACAAACGATGAACACGATTTCGTTTAGCACAAGTGAGCAGTTCTTTGGCTGATGATGTTATTTGGTGTATCAACAGTGAACAGTGAGGCAATCCGTGTTTGACAGATCGCTGCTCAGCCACATCTGTTAATCGGTAAAAGGCCGTTTACAGAGCCTGCCCGTGTAATATCTCCTACCGAATTCGATTTTCTCATCCTTCGAATCACAGGACCCCCTCAAAAAACAGCAGCGCTTAAAGGGAAGACGGTCTGTTGCcagatttaataaaaacaaaaacatgtaaCCCCCTTAACTTGGGGAGAACGTGCTTAACATGTTAAGAGTGATGTTAAATGTTCAACTGAAACAATGCGCCATGCTACCGCAAGTGCAATGGAACACATACTATATTACTGAAATAAGCAAAAAGGAATTAACATTAACAGTGAGTGAATATTTCAACGTGACTgacattaatgtaaaaaaacgaATTATAAATGGTGGATATGGCAACCTTGTTGTTTACACTGCGCATGCGTGAACTGCGGCAGAGCCTCTCCAGCAGTCAGAGTGGCTGTGAGGGAATTAGTCAACGCGAAATTAAAGGCCCTTCTCTTCCGCCAAAATACACTGCGTCTGAAATGGTGTCGGCTAAACTTTCACCAGTTTCTTAAGAAGCTCGGCGATGTCTGCTGCGCTTACTTCGTTGCCCCGTGTCGTGTTTAAACATGTACTGACTGGTTTCTCGGTAGCTGGCTGTAGCCCGAGCTAACCAGCTAGCCGACTGCTCTTCCCTCATTTCTCCCTCCAAACGCCCTTTTTATTAGCAATGGGAATTATTTTTACCAAGTTATTGAGGCTTTTTAATCACCAAGGTAAGAATATTACCATGTTGGTTTATTTGGGTGTCTGGGTGTAGCTGTCAGTAATTTAGATGTCCAGTAACTTCATCTTCAGCTGCATAGCTAGCAAAGCAGCTATTATAGGAATTCAAATATTCTGTTGTTAGTCATGTAGTTGTAATGTATGTTACCGTCATCTAAAGCAGAAATATTGTGATTGTATCTCCACCAGCCAGTGTCCCAATGGTGAACAATGTATTTGTGTCTAAAGGTGTATTTGTGGCTGACATTTGCCTTTTTGATCGGTAAAATGTCTTGTTCTGAGATACTGAGTTTAGGTGACTCGGACATTCTTATTTTTCGCGTCTACCTGAATAGTGTCGTTGATGCATGGAAAAAGCCCTTCCGTAGTGTTGCATCCGAACAATACAGTAGGACTGTATACAGTCAGCAAGTCCGGTGATGATATCGATTTCAGTTTTGCAAtgcactgaaataaatatgCCTATTTGGATACATGCACTGTATATGCATGATTTTCTAATTATGTTAAAGTTGGTCTGCTACAGGATGCCAAATGCAAATCCAGATAAAAAAACGCATTTGTCAGATTTGTCAATGTGATTTTTGTATTGTGGTTAGCTGTTGAAATCTGTAGTATTTGTTAAATGGCTATGGTCAATACAGATTTTGAATAAAGTGAACAGAGTGTGATagaatttattttcatatatatatttcattgttATTTGTGCTGTTTGTGATCTGGATGTCCAGACTGCTTTTCTTGTTTCCCCTGCTCCTGGTgttcatgtgacacatcatctTATCCATTATGGATGTAGGGACATTCTTGGGTTACGTAGTGGAGCAGTTGCTCTCTGTGTCCTGTTGTCTTCCTTTGGGATTGGCTTTTGGTTGCAGCTGCACTGCAATGGAGAGAGTACCTGCTGATGTCAAGTGACCTTAAGTGCACCCCTTTCTATAATTTACTAAGATATTTTCAAAATATGAATAAGAACCACAAAATGATATATGCATATCTGTGCATTCTTTTGAACACTGAACATTACTGATTGAATTGAATTTGTTTTGTGAATAATCCTTGTAAAGATATGATCTATAGGGCGAAGCAGTCATTTAAGCCATATTGCCTTCCTGTGGTATGTTGTGCTGATTCCATGTAATCCTCTGCTACGTGACATGAATTGAAACCAGTCTGTGCAGTTTGTGGTGGGAGAGTGTGACACCTGTTGACTAATCATCTTCCATAAAAACCCTGACGTTTGTGCTGGATACTGTAGTCTCTCATCTGTGAATTATGTCATTATTCGGAGAATGACCATTGTAACAAACACAATTTCAGGAGAGTAATTTTATGTACTACTGTTACTTATAATAAAATTGGAATGATTACATCAGCTAAATAATGGACAACAGCTTCCATAAGTTTTATCCCAATGGGAACCAGATGTTCAAGAATAAAGGAAAATTGgcaatttgttaaataaatacgTAGGCATTTTAATGAATCAATGAAAAGACATACCTGTTATTACTTTCTATGAACACATCTGTATGCTTTGCAAGAGAGGAAAATCCtataaaagtatatatattttttttaatcctttatGAAAAGGGTTCTCACCTTTGTCTTTCAACATTTAGCTGCTTCAAATAAAGTACCACTTGAATTGAAGGTGAACATTTTCAAgcacatgtaaatattttaattgctttaTTGCCACAATCGCATTACTGAATCACTTAATCAGATTATATTGTCAGTGTAAACACTATGCAGAATTGGCCTGGCTCCAATTAGCAAACATGAGGCAGAggaaattttaaaaagtaaataaaagttTATCTATTTTAATACAATGGTGTCTTATCAACAGGCTTGTTCTTCTCATTGTTCTCTTTGTTTTTGGCAAGATCTGTCTGAAAGACTCCATAGTCTTAAGACTGACTCTGATCTCTGGGCTGGTATCATCTATCTCATGATGCCTGATTGCTACTAAATCTTCACAGCCTTTAATGAAAGGACTTTGTAACCATCACTGTCAgcagtttcatttgattttcaaaAAGTCTGTATATTGCAGGACACAATATGTCATGATTGTCAGAATCTCACAGTAACGTACAATATGATATCATCATGATATGTCATCTGTAATAGCGGTAATAATTCTAAACCAGTGATTCTGCTGATATGTTTCTGTATCTGAAGGAGAAAATTGAACTTTAATAAGGGGAATAACATCATAAAACTGTTATTCTACAAAACGAACTGGAAAAAAGGATTCAATTAAACCCTTGACTTCCTGATACTTTATATCAGCATGCTGATTACTAGAAGAAGATTCTCAACTTATTTTGCTTTGTCCCAGGATTAGCTCACatatttttcacacacacacatacacacacacacatttgtataacttcaagtgtgtttttttgcagaGAAAGGTCATTGGGAACGTTACTACGTAATGTCTTCTTTGTTATGTGTTTCAGAGCATAAGGTCATAATTGTTGGCTTGGACAATGCAGGGAAGACGACCATACTGTATCAGTTGTAAGTGTTGTAATATGCTTTTAACTAGGGATGCACCAATTGATcagctgtggtggcctagcgggtgaggaagtggactcgtaaccgaagggttgctggttcaaatcccgaaccgacaaggtgccactgaggtccccataATCAAGGTACCATCCACACATACTTTTTCCCGGGAGcatatcatggctgcccactgcttacttgggatgatgggttaaacgtagaagacacatttcgttttgtgcgcagtgtgctgtgcatgacaatgacaaaaacatcacATGGAAAGTGAGCAGACAGATTGgagattttatttgtatttgctgTTCTCAAAAAGTAATTTCGTAACAGCAAAAATTGGTATTTGCCTGTCACGCTCATGAACGGAAACTGGAATCAGCCAGGAAAATTGCAATTGGTGCATCCCTAATTTTAACAAACAAttgaattgtttgtttttaattgtttgttaTTGGATCCATACTTATTTGTGTAAATAATGTCAGTGTTAAAGTAATGTATAATTGTGTTATTGTGCTTTAGCTCAATGAATGAGGTGGTGCACACATCTCCCACAATAGGCAGCAATGTGGAGGAGATAGTGGTGAACAACACACATTTCCTTATGTGGGACATCGGTGGCCAGGAGTCTCTGCGCTCTTCATGGAACACCTATTACACCAACACAGAGGTGAGGTGGGGGGAATGTAATGGGCATAATCAAGATGAACAGTTGTACAATGTTGTGCCCACAGTGGACAAACCAAAACAGCAGCATCTCTGCCCCTCTTCAAACCCCTCCAAGCTTATCAGATAGTCTGTAATGTCTGTAATGAGTGGGCGCTTAACCTTCCCTTTGGATCCCTGTAAAATCTGCTTCTGGAATTTTGACATGATTGCAACCCATTACAACAGAATTGTGTTGAATTATTTGGGTTTGTAGTCGAGTTTTGTATCATCTGGCTGGGCACAATTTAGATATTGCTGTATGTTtaaaattagggctgcaactaatgattattttaataaccgattaatctgtcgattatttttttttattaatcgtagaattggataaaaaaaacaaaaaataagaaaagcattcatttccaaccctttattcaaaaacagaactaaaatctttggaaagtgcacaaacatgagctgttataataataataaaataaaataaaaatggactaacacaaaaaatacacatgtatgctttacatctgccaaatacatacttttttttaaataaagtgccacctgagctgccactgcgggcagtggtggcctagtggttaaggaagcggccccgtaatcagaaggttgccggttcgattcccgatccgccaaggtgccactgaggtgccactgagcaaagcaccgtccccacacactgctccccgggcgcctgtcacggctgcccactgctcactcagggtgatgggttaaatgcagaggacaaatttcactgtgtgcaccgtgtgctgtgctgctgtgtatcacatgtgacaatcacttcactttttttttttttttttttagaacgataaataatttataaaaaaataaagaacaatacaaatcagaaaatttaataggatttgtttgaatgtcagaacttgttctctacactacactgcagatgcacacactcgcagacgcacacattcacaaactctcacactgacacacagacagtgtgagatcaatgtagtaagtgcaaggttcatttatacgccacatttaaatacatcttaaatcaagataaatctgaaaaaacacctcaaaattaagtgatcgtttacttaaaacaagcaaaattatctgccaatggggtaagaaaactaatctcaatgagatataatctcaaacaaaagttttaagcatcacttaattttctcatgccatttttttttgtctagtaatctttttatatattatgactggaaacgagacaaaattactaggtaagaaaaacttttttgcagtgtagctaaacatgacaacagattgaaaactgaatggtccaaaaaaggctagtgaataaaaacacgtctttagtcttttaatgcaaagtaactataccactttactactgttattaacgcgctaacgctaacttgtcatgcttgtcaagctggataacgagtaaacaccaggaccagggacattacgttcctcacttcaaaacggaacaaaagtaggattctgtagtgacttcccctgctgctgaactcccttcctcctcatcaaacacgcgtttcaggtgctggatcattgccgtggtgttCCCGTGCCATGCCATgttgtatctgtcctctacctccactcgtttttttttttgtttttttttttgctccacgctgtctatgaggcgccaaactctgctagcatctgtgagagagagagagagaccgagtgtgttcactccactccgcgttttttttttataatcaaatgtctccgcgtcgcgcgacacaaCAAATcaattaggaaattcgttgccaattcttttagtaattgatttttatcaatttaatcAATTCGTTGTTCCAgccctatttaaaatgtatttataataccTGTGTTTTTTGGGAGCTGCCCCTAATACTGCTAGGGTTTGAGAGGTCTATATACGTTCACTCAATGACATAATTTTGACAGACATTATGGGTGCTAATCAAGGGTGTGTCAAGATCtctatacataaataaataagttttaaATACTAAAGGACCACCAGCATTTTTGTTTGTTGGCTCTCCACTGCTTTTTTGCCACAGTGTGACATGTTTAAACTCTGCTTAATTATACTTAATATACAAACATGAATCATCACTcactgtatgtctgtgtgtgcagaatgtttatttttacataaaagTATTTTTCACATGCCACGTGTGGTTCGAGTGAAACATGTTTGTTCTGCAAGTCACGCATATGTCCTAGGTGGCGTTTGTTCTGGGAGGCGTTGGTTAAGCGGGGTACCACTGTACAATTCAGTTAAGTTACAATTCAGTGAAAGTGACATCCCTGGCAGTCTCTGGCTTCATCTCACAGGAGACTAGGCTggcaaacaacaacaaaccaaCTTCATTCAACAAATCATCAGCTAACTTAGCTAACATGCAACTGTTTTGCTGCTGATAATTGAAATGATTCAAAGGAATCAAAGTTATTTATGCAAGATATTTCACAATTTCTGAATCACTTGAGTGATGTGATTCAGagctctagactaactttttgcactaATGCACctaaccaatttttttttcgacgTTATCACATTTAATGATGCATGGTTACCACTCCACCTTTTTAAATCACTGCGCATTTAGGTAATATTGACTTGAAAATGCTTAAATATCAATATCAAAAATTTGATACAAATATCAAATATCTGTTTAACATAAAAATTTGAAGCACAACTCTACAAGAatggtaacttactgaaaatgtgctaaaagtgcttcactgagctgaaattaagattagataaattaattaaaaataaaaaagtgcagtTTTTTTAAGGGCTTGATCTTGATTATCATCTTGGCCTGATGGTTTGTTTGCTGATgtctgttgctgaaaggcagcaggGAGAGGGGAAGCTTGGCTAGTACATTTAccgctgcatgtaatgtgttttattaatgcactgtgccttttcagtgtttttcattttactcCGGCTTGGGCGGTAAATCCGCAGTCAGGTGATTCATTTTGATTTGCACTAGAATGGAAGCTGAGGCGATCAAATTTACGCTAGTCTGAGTTGTGGAAAAAACTTTGACCGGAAAAAAGTATAAATGATTCGTTACGCGCTGAAGCATATTGTTACAGTCATGTTGGCTGACATCTGCCGCCACAGTAAAGGGGTTTTCATGCCTTTAAAAAGCTGTGCTCACGCCCAATCAGAGGCAGGCACAGATCGTGTTTGTTGTGTGAACCACATTGAGCTAGTTGTGCCATTAAAAATTAGGTTGAATTATGTTGGGGGTCTGGATCTGATTATTGGGGGGACCCCCCCTAACCCCCTGGAACTTACACCCCTGGTGCTATGGGAAGGCTGAGGGAGGAGTATTCAGGTATTCAGTTGGTTTCAGTCTACTAGCTCTTATCAGTCCAGCAAGTAAACTGTGCTTTTATTAATGATTGGTCAAATTCACAGTATGGCCAGACAAATTGCTGTACGACTCgaaaaatgtctaaatgttttttcatgACCAGATTATTGCACACCAGTCATAAAGACTTCCTCTTAAACAAGTAAAAACTTGTTCTTGAAAATTGGTAATATTGTAGTTTGTACGGTCAAGAATTGGTTATTTATATCAACGAACtacatctgtattttttttttctcctgtagTTTGTGATCGTAGTGGTTGACagtacagacagagagaggatcTCTGTGACAAGAGAAGAGCTCTACAGGATGCTTGCACATGAGGTAAGGGTTTATGGAAGGGTGCTGCTGGATGGTGCACCCCAGAAAGCATTGTTGCAATTTAGTAACTACTATGTTGTGATGtgatgttattatttatttatttatttataactgtggtgtttgtttgtttatttatttatttgtttgttttatttttttatttctgtttttatgccCAACACGTGTCATAACTTCATAAATCTATAGTGCTGGCAGTTTTTTGTATTAGATTATAGATGATCTTTTAGAACCCTGGGCACTCAATTCCATGTTTGTATTCTGCTTGCGCCTGTTTTCAGAAAAAAGACACACtgattccatttacatttatggcatttaccagacgccctataatcagagcgacttacaatcagtagttacagggacagtccgcccctggagcaacttagtgttaagtgtcttgctcagggacacaatggtagtaagtgggatttgaacctgggtcttctggttcataggcgagtgtgttatccactaggctgctactaccactacagtagatttttccatttttttcatataaaactCACTTTAAAACAGTAACACATTCACCCACACACATTTGCATTGACTGAAAGTTCATTAAATCACTGAGTTGCAGGTTTCTCACTAAATGCTGTCATGCAATGCTTTAGTGTTGTTATCAAAGATTGTACTTGCAAGCAGCAGGAGGTAATGAATGCTGCCAGAATTCCATTTATTATGCAGTTTTATTAGTAGCACAAATATGCGTGAAGGAAGCCCATGATGCAACAAATGTGTAATCGCTTCTAAAAATGAGAAAGTCTTGAAAgtattttatttgcttgtctCATTTATTAGGTGATTTATTGTTGgaataaaagcataaaagtgcataaaaaatgcataaaagtgTGAATTAGGCTTGAATGATATATATTGGAATCAAACCACAATCATGAATTTATAAATCGCAATGGCTGCGATTATTTTTCAACTCCAGACTCTGCTTCATTGGTTAGACATTCAGTGAGcgagagactggagcgttggttACCCGCTGTGGCATTGGGGGAGGCAGGCAACATTCTGTCTGTCCGAGGGGTCATGCAGCAGAGAAAACATAGTTCAGGCAGTAAAAGTTGTCATTTTCGTGGTAAGCTGCTTTCATTTCAAACATGCATTGTGTCTGCCAGAAGGTTTGCATTTCCTAAACTCCTGGTATGACTATAATGTCATGCTGTAGATCTCTGGATGCTCAGAAACTGATAACATCAACTTTTCCTCCATTCtcgctttgtgttttttaaatgtgcagaCTGATCACTAGcccatgctcaccaatcagaagcattttattttaaatccacACCCACTTAAACGCAAGCTAGGATTCTCACTCTTAACTCGTGGTATGCTACCAACCATGACCTTCCAGTTTTGAGTACAGTACATTGGAGAAACGTTAAAAACATCTATTGCATTTTGAACATGAAGATTTCAGAAGacaaatacacattcacataattacattttgttgtcatttcaGTGTTGATGCATACTGTGATATACATTTTAAAGTGGTAACTGACGATCTCTACAGCAGATTGTATCGGCTTAATGAAGGATGTACTTGTTCTGACCTTAATTTGTTCTGACCTTAAGTACATTTCAGGAGATTTACTTATTaatttgctttgcttttttaTTGCAGGACTTGAAAAAGGCTGGCTTGTTGATATTTGCTAATAAGCAGGATGTAAAAGGTTGCATGTCAGTGTCTGAGATTTCCACAAACCTACAGCTCACGTCAATCAAGGACCACCAATGGCACATTCAGGCCTGCTGTGCACTCACCGGAGAGGGGTACGTTTTAAGTTGTCTCTAAagataaatgcaaaaatgtgactAGTTGGCATTCTGTGTAGCCTGATCCAGTCAGTCTCCAAGCTTTTTTGTTATAAccctcttaatttttttttttgtccagactGTGCCAGGGTCTTGAATGGATGATGTCACGACTAAGAGTAAGATGACCTTCGACCCCAGTGTCTAGTGGGGTCTCTCTTTCACCTCCAGTTGGTCACAAAGGGGAAAATAACCCAGTGATGTCATCCGGACTTGTaattttgctatttattttactgatcACTGCTCTGACTAAGAACCATTGGGGTTTAGAACAGACGGAATCTTTCTTCCCCAGACTTTCAGGTACATCAGAATGAAAAAACAAGAGAAACCTAAACCCAGTTTTTTCCCCTGCACTGCTAGAaaagtaacaacaacaacaaaatcaaaGGGAGTGCTTGGACTAATAGGACTCTTCTGGCTGAGTGTGACCCTTTTTGGAGTGGCCTTGCTTTCCAGTCAGACTGACTGATATTGTTGCCTGTGTGTACAGTCGAGTTTTTGTCTCATGCCTCAGAGCATTTCTACCGCAGAAGGCAGATGAGCTGAATGGAAAGAACCCATTCCCACTGTTCATATGAACTACATGGAAATAAAGGGTTTTTAATCTCTCCTGAGTTGTTactgactgtgtttgtgttcatgggggaggaggggggtagACTAAGAGGTTAAAAAAGCCAGATGAGTTGGATAATCATGAGCTGGATGCCCTGAAATGCATAGGGAATAGTTTGTTGTGTTCAATGTATACTGCCCATTGTCACTTTTCAATGTAACTTGTGTTTCTTATGCTATGGAGGGCTATTCTAGATGTTTTGATGATGGTACCACAAGAGGGCACTAGTTTAATCTTGGATGAGGATGGTAACATGAAGCCAGACTCTTATGAAAACTTTGTATGATGATGCCATGAGTAATATCTC belongs to Denticeps clupeoides chromosome 9, fDenClu1.1, whole genome shotgun sequence and includes:
- the arl5a gene encoding ADP-ribosylation factor-like protein 5A; its protein translation is MGIIFTKLLRLFNHQEHKVIIVGLDNAGKTTILYQFSMNEVVHTSPTIGSNVEEIVVNNTHFLMWDIGGQESLRSSWNTYYTNTEFVIVVVDSTDRERISVTREELYRMLAHEDLKKAGLLIFANKQDVKGCMSVSEISTNLQLTSIKDHQWHIQACCALTGEGLCQGLEWMMSRLRVR